A window from Erythrobacter sp. YJ-T3-07 encodes these proteins:
- a CDS encoding recombination protein F has protein sequence MTTTDLRSRMFAAVMALGISAVFFATAIIPASPTGLVIA, from the coding sequence ATGACCACCACCGACCTCCGCAGCCGCATGTTCGCCGCCGTTATGGCGCTGGGTATCTCCGCCGTTTTCTTCGCCACCGCGATCATCCCCGCGAGCCCCACCGGCCTCGTTATCGCCTGA
- the recF gene encoding DNA replication/repair protein RecF produces MALDRISILDFRNHRQTALEDTARFNLLVGANGAGKTNVLEALSLLAPGRGLRRAKLPEMTRIDGPGGFTVAARLQPADGAEPVQLGTVVDAAQPTRRRVRVNGAERSALGLSEWLSVRWLTPAMDGLFTDSAGARRRYLDRLALATAPGHAALSNRYETALRNRNRLLSDDTPPDPQWLDALEAQLAEHGAAIAANRRALVEELNRELEAQADALFPRPLLAIEPTGPEERDALAEALRANRRTERRAGRTVIGPHRAELAVTLADKGVPAARASTGEQKAMLIAITLAHGALATRGRAGLLLLDEVAAHLDPQRREALFARLAANGEQVWMTGTERMPFDPILPEAAVWDVSGGSLRRI; encoded by the coding sequence ATGGCGCTCGACCGCATCTCGATCCTCGATTTTCGCAATCATCGGCAGACCGCGCTGGAGGACACCGCGCGGTTCAACCTGCTCGTGGGTGCGAATGGTGCGGGCAAGACCAACGTGCTCGAGGCACTCTCCCTGCTTGCGCCCGGGCGGGGGCTGCGGCGGGCGAAGCTGCCCGAGATGACGCGGATCGATGGGCCGGGTGGGTTCACCGTGGCGGCGCGGCTCCAACCCGCCGACGGCGCGGAGCCGGTCCAGCTGGGCACCGTGGTCGATGCGGCACAACCCACTCGCCGCCGGGTGCGTGTCAACGGGGCGGAGCGCAGCGCGCTGGGCCTATCCGAATGGCTCTCGGTCCGCTGGCTGACGCCGGCGATGGACGGACTGTTTACCGACAGCGCAGGCGCGCGGCGGCGCTATCTCGACCGGCTCGCGCTGGCGACCGCGCCCGGCCACGCCGCGCTCTCCAACCGCTACGAAACCGCGCTGCGCAACCGCAACCGGCTGCTCTCCGACGATACGCCGCCCGACCCGCAATGGCTCGATGCGCTGGAGGCGCAGCTGGCGGAGCATGGCGCAGCGATCGCCGCCAATCGCCGCGCGCTGGTCGAAGAGCTGAACCGCGAGCTGGAGGCGCAGGCCGATGCGCTGTTCCCCCGCCCGCTGCTGGCGATCGAACCGACCGGTCCGGAGGAGCGCGATGCGCTGGCCGAAGCGCTCCGTGCCAATCGCCGTACGGAACGCCGCGCGGGCCGCACCGTGATCGGGCCGCATCGCGCGGAACTGGCGGTGACGCTGGCCGACAAGGGCGTACCCGCCGCGCGCGCCTCGACCGGCGAGCAGAAGGCGATGCTGATCGCGATCACGCTGGCGCATGGCGCGCTGGCGACGCGCGGCCGCGCAGGGCTGCTGCTGCTCGACGAGGTTGCCGCGCATCTCGACCCGCAGCGGCGCGAAGCACTGTTCGCGCGCCTCGCCGCCAATGGCGAGCAGGTGTGGATGACGGGGACCGAGCGGATGCCGTTCGACCCGATCCTGCCCGAGGCCGCGGTGTGGGACGTCTCGGGTGGTTCGCTGCGGCGGATTTGA
- a CDS encoding PspC domain-containing protein: protein MSQFDIDRQAPQPARQFRLDKQRGSIAGVCAGIANYFGWDVTMVRLAFVLTTIFLTGAPLIAYLILWAIAD, encoded by the coding sequence ATGAGCCAGTTCGACATCGACCGCCAAGCGCCGCAGCCCGCCCGCCAGTTCCGCCTCGACAAGCAGCGCGGCTCGATCGCCGGGGTCTGCGCAGGGATCGCCAACTATTTCGGTTGGGATGTCACCATGGTCCGCCTCGCCTTCGTGCTGACGACCATCTTCCTGACCGGCGCCCCGCTGATCGCCTATCTCATCCTGTGGGCGATCGCCGACTGA
- a CDS encoding HNH endonuclease: protein MDAERSQAKRWTEEETLLALYLYFQLPFGQLHSRNPEIRKLATALGRSENSIAMKLCNFASLDPKIVESGRKGLTGASKLDRAVYDQFGQDWTGLVDRAENIWIDRVESNEPHSQALKEDRREFSFETYNGPSTRRALADQRIGQNFFRRAVLANFEEACCITGIADPRLLTASHIKPWIKDEFNRHNPANGLLLSATFDRAFDRGLITVDENGRINVSRQLCESESQATRSYFREFEGKTLRSAVRFDPDPAFLRWHNLNCFVDASPP from the coding sequence ATGGATGCGGAAAGAAGCCAAGCGAAGCGTTGGACTGAAGAAGAGACGCTGCTGGCGCTCTATCTCTATTTCCAATTGCCGTTCGGCCAGCTTCACTCCCGCAATCCAGAAATTCGGAAACTAGCGACCGCGCTAGGCCGCTCTGAAAATTCGATAGCGATGAAATTGTGCAACTTCGCGAGTCTCGATCCCAAGATCGTCGAAAGCGGGCGCAAGGGTCTGACAGGCGCAAGCAAGCTAGATCGCGCCGTCTATGATCAATTCGGACAAGATTGGACCGGCCTAGTCGATCGCGCTGAGAACATCTGGATCGATCGAGTGGAGAGCAACGAGCCGCACTCCCAAGCCCTGAAGGAAGATCGTCGTGAATTTAGCTTTGAAACCTACAATGGCCCTTCAACCAGAAGGGCTTTGGCGGACCAACGGATAGGGCAGAACTTCTTCAGACGCGCGGTTCTCGCAAACTTCGAAGAAGCATGTTGCATTACAGGCATTGCAGACCCGCGATTACTGACTGCCAGCCACATCAAGCCGTGGATTAAAGACGAATTCAACAGGCACAACCCGGCCAATGGACTGTTACTATCTGCGACTTTTGACAGAGCATTTGACCGCGGCCTTATCACCGTTGACGAAAACGGACGAATAAACGTCTCTCGACAATTGTGCGAAAGCGAGAGCCAAGCCACGCGATCCTATTTTAGAGAATTCGAAGGAAAAACTCTCCGCTCGGCGGTCCGTTTTGATCCAGATCCCGCCTTTCTTAGATGGCACAATCTAAATTGCTTTGTCGACGCGAGCCCGCCCTAA
- the typA gene encoding translational GTPase TypA, with protein sequence MSLRNIAIIAHVDHGKTTLVDQLFRQSGTFRENQRVDERAMDSGDLEKERGITILAKCTSVEWEHDGETTRINIVDTPGHADFGGEVERILSMVDGVILLVDSAEGPMPQTKFVLGKALALGLRPIVVVNKIDRPDARPQEVLDEVFDLFANLDANDEQLEFPSLWASGRDGYASDDETARSGDLQPLFKLIVDHVPAPGLDTEGPFAFLATLLDRDNFMGRVLTGRVQQGKIKVNDPIHALDRDGKVIEVGRATKLMSFDGLERVPVESAQAGDIIAMAGLEKATVANTIADPSVKEPIAAQPIDPPTLAMRFAVNDSPLAGREGDKVTSRMIRDRLMREAETNVAIRVTEADDKDSFEVAGRGELQLGVLIETMRREGFELGISRPRVLFKEENGQRMEPYETVVIDVDDEFSGTVVEKMQRRKAELTEMRPSGQGKTRITFSAPSRGLIGYHGEFLSDTRGTGIMNRLFEKYDAYKGPIEGRQNGVLISMVPGEAVPYALNALEDRGELFIGGGAKIYEGMIIGENAKPDDLEVNPMKSKQLTNFRSTGKDDAIRLTPPRVMTLEQAIAYIDDDEMVEVTPQNIRLRKRHLDPHERKRHKRKMDA encoded by the coding sequence ATGTCCCTGCGCAATATCGCAATCATCGCCCACGTCGACCACGGCAAGACCACCCTCGTCGACCAGCTCTTCCGCCAGTCCGGTACCTTCCGCGAGAACCAGCGCGTCGACGAGCGCGCGATGGACTCCGGCGACCTCGAGAAGGAACGCGGGATCACCATCCTCGCCAAGTGCACCAGCGTCGAGTGGGAGCATGACGGCGAGACCACGCGGATCAACATCGTCGACACCCCCGGCCACGCCGACTTCGGCGGCGAGGTGGAGCGGATCCTGAGCATGGTCGACGGCGTCATCCTGCTGGTCGATTCGGCCGAAGGGCCGATGCCGCAGACCAAGTTCGTGCTCGGCAAGGCGCTCGCGCTGGGCCTGCGCCCGATCGTGGTGGTCAACAAGATCGACCGTCCCGATGCGCGCCCGCAGGAAGTGCTCGACGAAGTGTTCGACCTGTTCGCCAATCTCGACGCGAACGACGAGCAGCTCGAATTCCCCAGCCTGTGGGCCTCGGGCCGCGACGGCTATGCCAGCGACGACGAGACCGCGCGTTCGGGCGATCTCCAGCCGCTGTTCAAGCTGATCGTCGACCATGTGCCCGCACCGGGCCTCGACACCGAAGGCCCCTTCGCCTTCCTCGCCACCCTGCTCGACCGTGACAACTTCATGGGCCGCGTGCTCACCGGCCGCGTCCAGCAGGGCAAGATCAAGGTCAACGACCCGATCCACGCGCTCGACCGTGACGGCAAGGTGATCGAAGTCGGCCGCGCGACCAAGCTGATGAGCTTCGACGGGCTCGAACGCGTACCGGTGGAAAGCGCACAGGCGGGCGACATCATCGCGATGGCCGGCCTCGAGAAGGCCACCGTCGCCAACACCATCGCCGACCCGAGCGTGAAGGAACCGATCGCCGCGCAGCCGATCGACCCGCCCACGCTGGCGATGCGCTTCGCCGTCAACGACAGCCCGCTTGCGGGCCGTGAGGGCGACAAGGTGACCAGCCGCATGATCCGCGACCGCCTGATGCGCGAAGCGGAAACCAACGTTGCCATTCGCGTGACCGAAGCCGACGACAAGGACAGCTTCGAAGTCGCGGGCCGCGGCGAACTGCAGCTGGGCGTGCTGATCGAGACGATGCGCCGCGAAGGCTTCGAACTCGGCATCTCGCGCCCGCGCGTGCTGTTCAAGGAAGAGAACGGCCAGCGGATGGAGCCGTACGAAACCGTCGTGATCGACGTGGACGACGAATTCTCCGGCACGGTCGTCGAGAAGATGCAGCGCCGCAAGGCCGAACTGACCGAGATGCGCCCCTCGGGCCAGGGCAAGACCCGCATCACCTTCTCCGCGCCGAGCCGCGGCCTGATCGGCTACCACGGCGAATTCCTGTCCGACACGCGCGGCACGGGGATCATGAACCGCCTGTTCGAGAAGTACGATGCCTATAAGGGCCCGATCGAAGGCCGCCAGAACGGCGTGCTGATCTCGATGGTGCCGGGCGAGGCGGTGCCCTACGCGCTAAACGCGCTGGAGGACCGCGGCGAGCTGTTCATCGGCGGCGGTGCGAAGATCTACGAAGGCATGATCATCGGCGAGAACGCCAAGCCCGACGATCTCGAAGTCAACCCGATGAAGTCCAAGCAGCTGACCAACTTCCGCTCGACCGGCAAGGACGACGCGATCCGCCTCACCCCGCCGCGCGTGATGACGCTGGAACAGGCGATCGCCTATATCGACGACGACGAGATGGTCGAAGTCACCCCGCAGAACATCCGCCTGCGCAAACGCCACCTCGACCCCCACGAGCGCAAGCGCCACAAGCGCAAGATGGACGCGTAA
- the putP gene encoding sodium/proline symporter PutP translates to MQTGVLISLAAYFALMLGIGLFAWKKSTDTSEGYLLAGRGLSPGVAALSAGASDMSGWLLLGLPGALYAAGLVEAWIGIGLFLGAVLNWTIVAPRLREQTERLGNALTIPEFMANRFPSRAVALRVVSAIVIVVFFMVYSAAGLVGGGKLFETAFPALLPNTGMSDYMMGVWITAGVVLAYTMVGGFLAVSLTDFVQGVIMLLALVVMPLVVMFGPGGSAGESLTDIQPGFLSLTQGLTAIGWLSAVTWGLGYFGQPHIIVRFMAIRSIPEVATARNIGLIWMFVCLLGSLGIGLAGRAYADRNGIVVDDPETIFVVLADLLFHPLVTGFLLAALLAAIMSTISSQLLVSSSSLTEDFYRLFLRRDASEREAVNVGRVSVLLVALAAIWVASDPESEVLGLVANAWAGFGAAFGPLILLALVWPRMTGSGALAGLVVGAGTVGFWIAQGWNAEFLGGPGVYEIIPGFIASMIAVVLVSLATKEEDLGHYAVEGEAA, encoded by the coding sequence ATGCAGACAGGCGTACTCATCTCACTCGCAGCCTATTTCGCCCTCATGCTGGGGATCGGGCTATTTGCTTGGAAGAAATCGACCGATACCTCGGAAGGGTATCTGCTCGCCGGGCGCGGATTGTCGCCGGGGGTGGCGGCGCTCTCCGCCGGGGCGTCGGACATGTCGGGCTGGCTGCTGCTGGGCCTGCCCGGGGCGCTCTACGCCGCCGGCCTGGTCGAGGCGTGGATCGGCATCGGCCTGTTCCTGGGCGCGGTGCTCAACTGGACGATCGTCGCGCCGAGACTGCGCGAACAGACCGAACGGCTGGGCAATGCGCTGACCATTCCGGAGTTCATGGCCAACCGCTTCCCCAGCCGCGCGGTGGCGCTGCGGGTGGTCTCCGCGATCGTGATCGTGGTGTTCTTCATGGTGTATTCCGCCGCAGGCCTGGTCGGCGGCGGCAAGCTGTTCGAAACCGCCTTCCCCGCGCTGCTGCCCAATACGGGGATGAGCGACTACATGATGGGCGTGTGGATCACCGCGGGCGTGGTGCTGGCCTACACGATGGTCGGCGGGTTCCTCGCGGTCAGCCTGACGGACTTCGTGCAAGGCGTGATCATGCTGCTGGCACTGGTGGTGATGCCGCTGGTGGTGATGTTCGGCCCCGGCGGGAGCGCGGGCGAATCGCTGACCGACATCCAGCCCGGCTTCCTCAGCCTGACGCAGGGGCTGACCGCGATCGGCTGGCTCAGCGCGGTAACCTGGGGCCTGGGCTATTTCGGGCAGCCGCACATCATCGTGCGCTTCATGGCGATCCGCTCGATCCCCGAGGTGGCGACGGCGCGCAATATCGGGCTGATCTGGATGTTCGTGTGCCTGCTCGGCTCGCTCGGCATCGGGCTCGCGGGGCGCGCCTATGCGGATCGCAACGGCATCGTGGTCGACGATCCGGAGACGATCTTCGTGGTACTGGCGGACCTGCTGTTCCACCCGCTGGTGACCGGCTTCCTGCTCGCCGCGCTGCTGGCCGCGATCATGAGCACGATCTCCTCGCAGCTGCTGGTCTCCTCCAGTTCGCTGACCGAGGATTTCTACCGCCTATTCCTGCGCCGCGATGCAAGCGAGCGCGAGGCGGTCAACGTTGGCCGCGTCAGCGTGCTGCTGGTGGCGCTGGCCGCGATCTGGGTCGCGAGCGATCCGGAAAGCGAGGTGCTGGGCCTGGTCGCCAATGCCTGGGCGGGCTTCGGCGCCGCCTTCGGCCCGCTGATCCTGCTCGCGCTGGTCTGGCCGCGGATGACCGGGTCCGGCGCGCTCGCCGGGCTGGTGGTCGGCGCGGGCACGGTCGGCTTCTGGATCGCGCAGGGCTGGAATGCCGAGTTCCTGGGCGGCCCGGGCGTATACGAGAT
- a CDS encoding DUF805 domain-containing protein — MKWMALPLKRYADFSGRSRRKEYWAFQLGQLLFYLVIFVLIGMTADPAQPDGGTLVGDLLGIPVLLFWLGLIIPNLAVTVRRLHDHGKSGWWILIGLIPLGGIVLLVFMLIEGTPGTNEYGADPRESVAQTFA; from the coding sequence ATGAAGTGGATGGCCTTGCCGCTCAAGCGGTATGCGGATTTTTCGGGGCGTTCGCGCCGCAAGGAATACTGGGCGTTCCAGCTGGGCCAGCTGCTCTTCTATCTGGTTATATTCGTCTTGATCGGCATGACTGCGGACCCTGCGCAGCCCGATGGCGGTACGCTCGTGGGTGATCTGCTGGGAATACCGGTTTTGCTGTTTTGGCTTGGTCTGATCATTCCCAATCTCGCGGTGACGGTGCGCCGGCTGCACGATCACGGCAAGTCGGGCTGGTGGATTCTGATCGGCCTCATCCCGCTTGGCGGGATCGTGCTGCTGGTTTTCATGCTGATCGAGGGGACGCCCGGCACCAATGAATATGGCGCCGACCCCAGGGAGAGCGTCGCGCAGACCTTCGCCTAG
- a CDS encoding TonB-dependent receptor, with protein sequence MAHSSSGIAGFSRYALFAGVAAITLPVAAQAQDNEAGQSVDGEDVESAQELERSLGGNTIVVTATKREQTLQEAPVSVSVTTGETLERAEIRDLIDVQTVTPSLRVSQLQNSSTTTFIIRGFGNGDNNFGVEPSVGVFIDGVFRSRSAGAIGDLANVSRIEVLRGPQSTLFGKNASAGVVSVITREPQFDFGGSVSATYGNFNQVVLKGDITGPLTDDLAFAVSGGLNKRDGYAEVIGFDEKLNDRNRWNARADLLFDNGGPLRMRAIGDYSKIDEICCQVNNLVAGPTTPLVFAAGGNIITNDFFGDTAALNLLPTNEVESYGVSWQADLDLDTIGITAITAYRVLDNFFNQDVDFTGLDFIREFRDQKAKTFTQEVRVASDFDGPFNFLLGGFYYNDDVTQQSGITNGDDGRLFFDLLAGGGTPGTLAAVETQLGLPVGSSFAAGPSTQESYAMQNESWSVFGTLDFTMLDDRLTLTAGFNYTDDRKDFQLSQRSLDPLANVNLADAYIVGALATAAGIDATDPNQFNAFVGTPLGQAVFGQVSQLAVTPCPSGVSNPAVCNPLLGLAALQFLPPFLDVPNAVEPGKTHDDKFTYTLRASFEITPELNTYVTYATGFKASSINLSRDSRPVFGDYIPATLPAGVPGVVGGSRFLSPSSPIRDAGLPITNLTVGTRFAGPENAEVYEIGLKGNYPGISFNLALFDQTLKGFQSNLFTGTGFALSNAEQQSTRGFEFDTVITPADPLAITFAMTYLDANYDSFDNSPVGNLTGMRPGGIPEFAISTSATYTHDFGFSGNQLIARVDYSHESNVFINNGLSAVRDNNFRREVNLVNASLTLALANGIEVSGYVRNLTNDRYILTVFPSVAQSGSVSGYPSAPRTYGGTVRFKF encoded by the coding sequence ATGGCTCATTCGTCCTCCGGCATCGCCGGATTCTCACGCTACGCATTGTTCGCCGGTGTCGCCGCGATCACTCTGCCGGTCGCCGCCCAGGCGCAGGATAACGAAGCCGGGCAGTCCGTCGACGGCGAGGACGTGGAGAGCGCGCAGGAGCTGGAACGCTCGCTGGGTGGGAACACCATCGTCGTCACCGCGACCAAGCGCGAACAGACCCTCCAGGAAGCGCCCGTCTCGGTCAGCGTGACCACCGGTGAGACGCTGGAGCGCGCGGAAATCCGCGACCTGATCGACGTGCAGACGGTCACCCCGTCGCTGCGCGTGAGCCAGCTGCAAAACTCTTCCACCACCACCTTCATCATCCGCGGCTTTGGCAACGGCGACAATAACTTCGGCGTCGAGCCGTCGGTCGGCGTGTTCATCGACGGCGTGTTCCGTTCGCGCTCTGCCGGCGCGATCGGCGACCTTGCCAATGTGAGCCGCATCGAAGTGCTGCGCGGTCCGCAGTCGACCCTGTTCGGCAAGAACGCGAGCGCGGGCGTCGTCTCGGTCATCACGCGTGAACCGCAGTTCGACTTCGGCGGATCGGTCAGCGCGACCTACGGCAATTTCAACCAGGTCGTGCTGAAGGGCGACATCACCGGCCCGCTGACCGACGATCTGGCCTTCGCGGTGTCCGGCGGGCTCAACAAGCGCGACGGTTATGCCGAGGTGATCGGCTTCGACGAGAAGCTGAACGATCGCAACCGCTGGAACGCGCGTGCAGACCTGCTGTTCGACAACGGCGGCCCGCTGCGCATGCGTGCCATCGGCGACTATTCCAAGATCGACGAGATCTGCTGCCAGGTGAACAACCTTGTCGCCGGGCCGACCACGCCGCTGGTGTTCGCCGCAGGCGGCAACATCATCACCAATGATTTCTTCGGCGATACCGCGGCGCTCAACCTGCTGCCGACCAACGAAGTCGAAAGCTACGGTGTCTCGTGGCAGGCCGACCTCGATCTGGATACGATCGGGATCACCGCGATCACCGCGTATCGTGTGCTCGACAACTTCTTCAACCAGGATGTCGATTTCACCGGGCTCGACTTCATCCGCGAGTTCCGCGACCAGAAGGCCAAGACCTTCACGCAGGAAGTGCGGGTGGCCTCGGACTTCGACGGACCGTTCAACTTCCTGCTGGGCGGCTTCTACTACAACGACGACGTGACGCAGCAGAGCGGCATCACCAATGGTGATGACGGGCGTCTGTTCTTCGATCTGCTGGCGGGTGGCGGCACCCCGGGCACGCTCGCGGCGGTGGAGACCCAGCTGGGCCTGCCGGTGGGGTCGAGCTTCGCTGCCGGGCCGAGCACGCAGGAAAGCTACGCGATGCAGAACGAGAGCTGGTCGGTCTTCGGCACGCTCGACTTCACGATGCTCGACGATCGCCTGACGCTGACCGCCGGGTTCAACTACACCGACGACCGCAAGGACTTCCAGCTGTCGCAGCGCTCGCTCGACCCGCTGGCCAACGTCAACCTGGCGGACGCTTACATCGTCGGCGCTCTGGCCACTGCGGCCGGGATCGACGCAACCGACCCGAACCAGTTCAATGCGTTCGTCGGCACGCCTCTTGGCCAGGCCGTGTTCGGTCAGGTGTCGCAGCTGGCGGTGACGCCGTGCCCGTCCGGCGTGTCCAACCCGGCGGTGTGCAACCCGCTGCTGGGCCTTGCTGCGCTGCAGTTCCTGCCGCCGTTCCTCGACGTTCCCAACGCGGTCGAGCCGGGCAAGACCCACGACGACAAGTTCACCTACACCCTGCGTGCCTCGTTCGAGATCACGCCGGAGCTGAACACCTACGTGACCTACGCGACCGGCTTCAAGGCAAGCTCGATCAACCTGTCGCGTGACAGCCGGCCGGTGTTCGGCGACTACATTCCCGCCACGCTCCCTGCGGGCGTGCCGGGCGTGGTGGGTGGCAGCCGCTTCCTGTCGCCGTCTTCGCCGATCCGCGATGCGGGCCTTCCGATCACCAACCTGACGGTCGGCACCCGCTTCGCCGGGCCGGAAAATGCCGAAGTCTACGAAATCGGCCTGAAGGGTAACTACCCGGGCATCTCGTTCAACCTCGCGCTGTTCGACCAGACGCTCAAGGGCTTCCAGTCGAACCTGTTCACCGGCACCGGCTTCGCGCTGTCCAATGCCGAGCAGCAGTCCACCCGCGGGTTCGAGTTCGACACGGTCATCACCCCGGCGGATCCGCTGGCGATAACCTTCGCGATGACCTACCTCGACGCGAATTACGACAGCTTCGACAACTCGCCCGTCGGCAACCTGACGGGCATGCGTCCGGGTGGTATCCCCGAGTTCGCGATCTCGACCTCGGCGACCTACACCCACGATTTCGGCTTCAGCGGCAACCAGCTGATCGCCCGCGTGGACTACAGCCACGAAAGCAACGTTTTCATCAACAACGGGCTTTCGGCGGTGCGCGACAACAACTTCCGTCGCGAAGTGAACCTGGTCAACGCATCGCTCACGCTGGCGCTGGCCAACGGGATCGAGGTTTCGGGCTATGTCCGCAACCTGACCAACGACCGTTACATCCTGACGGTCTTCCCCAGCGTTGCGCAGTCTGGCTCGGTCTCGGGCTACCCCAGCGCGCCGCGCACCTATGGCGGCACCGTGCGGTTCAAGTTCTAA